The Helicobacter kayseriensis genome contains a region encoding:
- a CDS encoding winged helix-turn-helix domain-containing protein, which produces MDEFLIHSRIWIKKGGRSYLGRGRVELLRHIKKEGSLLKASKKMYMSYKAAWDSLHQIREIGGEELVVSSSGGRGGGGTKLTQEGERAIEVFEHLERLKEKFWGNFGGCQSLDEMMQKIQKWEKIIEENQEKENS; this is translated from the coding sequence ATGGATGAGTTTTTAATACATTCGCGGATTTGGATCAAAAAAGGGGGGAGGAGTTATTTGGGAAGAGGACGCGTTGAGCTGTTGAGGCATATCAAAAAAGAAGGTTCGCTTTTGAAAGCCTCAAAAAAAATGTATATGAGTTATAAGGCTGCATGGGATAGTCTTCATCAAATCAGAGAGATTGGAGGAGAAGAGCTTGTTGTAAGTAGCAGTGGGGGAAGGGGAGGAGGAGGGACAAAGCTCACGCAAGAAGGGGAAAGGGCGATTGAGGTCTTTGAGCATTTGGAGCGTTTGAAAGAAAAATTTTGGGGAAATTTTGGAGGATGCCAAAGTTTAGATGAAATGATGCAAAAGATTCAGAAGTGGGAAAAAATCATAGAAGAGAATCAAGAAAAAGAAAACTCTTAA
- a CDS encoding Na+/H+ antiporter family protein has product MILGNPVVISIILMSVLCLLRFNVMLAIVFSALVAGVVGGMSIEKTLSVFISSMSGNLETALSYILLGAIAFAIGQSNLTKFLVKWVSAFVGNQKILFCLFIALVSCFSQNLIPVHIAFIPILIPPFLLLMNKMKLDRRAVACALSFGLQAPYITLPIGFGLIFQSVIKDNLIQNGVPVNLYDVTSVMWIGGVAMLVGLFVAIFVLYVRPREYVQARIEQIDLDHIKMTGRDYGVLAGVIVTFAVQLLSSSLPLGALCGILVMILTKGIAYKNIDSVMEGGMSMMAFIAFVMLVASGFSGVLKETGAVGMLVDQATLLMDNQIMAAFLMLLVGLLITMGIGTSFGTIPIIAAIYCPLGLALGFSPASIILLVGIAGALGDSGSPASDSTLGPTSGLNADGGHNHIWDTCVPTFLVYNIPLIIAGVIGAILLNG; this is encoded by the coding sequence ATGATTTTGGGCAATCCTGTTGTGATCTCCATCATTTTGATGTCTGTATTATGTCTCCTGCGGTTTAATGTGATGCTTGCTATTGTATTTTCTGCGCTTGTCGCTGGAGTGGTGGGGGGAATGAGTATCGAAAAGACACTAAGTGTGTTTATCTCAAGTATGAGCGGGAATCTTGAGACAGCTTTGAGTTATATTCTTTTGGGTGCGATTGCTTTTGCAATCGGACAAAGTAATCTCACTAAGTTTTTGGTCAAGTGGGTGAGTGCTTTTGTGGGTAATCAGAAAATTTTATTTTGTTTGTTTATCGCTCTTGTATCTTGCTTTTCGCAAAATTTGATTCCTGTGCATATCGCTTTTATTCCTATTTTGATCCCGCCATTTTTGCTCTTGATGAATAAGATGAAGCTTGATAGGCGTGCTGTAGCGTGTGCTCTATCTTTTGGGCTTCAAGCTCCTTATATTACTCTGCCTATTGGATTTGGTTTGATTTTTCAAAGTGTGATTAAGGACAATCTGATACAAAATGGAGTGCCTGTCAATCTATATGATGTGACTTCAGTGATGTGGATTGGGGGTGTGGCAATGTTGGTCGGGTTATTTGTAGCGATTTTTGTTTTGTATGTGCGTCCAAGAGAGTATGTTCAGGCACGCATTGAACAAATAGATCTTGACCATATCAAAATGACTGGACGAGATTATGGGGTTTTGGCTGGAGTGATTGTCACCTTTGCAGTTCAGCTTTTGAGCTCTTCACTTCCTTTGGGGGCATTGTGCGGAATCCTTGTGATGATTTTGACTAAAGGCATTGCTTATAAAAATATTGATTCTGTGATGGAGGGGGGGATGAGTATGATGGCATTTATTGCTTTTGTGATGCTTGTCGCTTCTGGCTTTAGTGGAGTGCTTAAAGAGACCGGAGCGGTTGGAATGCTTGTCGATCAAGCCACGCTCTTGATGGATAATCAAATAATGGCTGCTTTTTTGATGTTGCTTGTGGGGTTATTGATCACAATGGGTATTGGGACTTCTTTTGGGACGATTCCCATTATCGCAGCGATTTATTGTCCCCTTGGGTTGGCTTTGGGGTTTAGTCCCGCATCTATTATCTTGCTTGTAGGGATCGCTGGAGCATTGGGAGATAGCGGATCTCCTGCAAGTGATAGCACACTGGGGCCAACTTCTGGGCTGAATGCTGATGGAGGACATAATCATATTTGGGATACTTGTGTGCCGACATTTTTGGTTTATAACATTCCTTTGATTATTGCTGGTGTGATTGGAGCGATTTTGTTGAATGGATGA
- the topA gene encoding type I DNA topoisomerase has product MKNLVIVESPAKAKTIKNFLGKDYEVIASKGHIRDLPQKKFGIKIQDQHFTPEYVISSDHKEIVAKIKELAKKAKTIYIATDEDREGEAIGFHITQAIGGDISSFPRIVFHEITKSAIMHAISSPRNIDMDKVDAQQARRLLDRIVGFKLSGLIANKIQKGLSAGRVQSSTLKLVVDREKEIQAFKPVQYFSIQGDFDPNLSTELISFQGQKLEKLSLQNKEQVQEMLDVLQKDSFSVQEISKKTKKTPTPPPFMTSTLQQSASTLLGFSPTKTMSIAQKLYEGVQTHQGVMGVITYMRTDSLNIAKEAQEKAREVLLQTYGEKFLPTKPKNYTSKNKSAQEAHEAIRPTDLSFTPQIAKEFLAQDELKLYTLIYNRFLASQSVEAEFESQSILISSKNGIFKASGSRLVFEGFYKITGSDDKDKLLPALKEGENLTTQKIFSKEHFTEPPARFNEASLIKTMESLGIGRPSTYAPTISLLNNRDYIKIEKKQIFAQENAFKVTEMLSKHFEEIVDSHFTAKLEEELDEIAEKKQNWQEVLWRFYDPFIQKITEGKTTIASQKVLIPTGEQCPECGSELVKRSGRYGEFVSCSGYPKCKYIKPKETQSQTEDLGKCEKCGLPMVKKVGRNGEFIACSGYPNCKNTKSLQATTPPKVLEVKCPECGGDITQKRSRMGAFFGCSNYPKCNFISKFEPVTSPKCPECGYMVATRTYRGKEVLECIKCKHRF; this is encoded by the coding sequence ATGAAGAATCTGGTCATCGTAGAATCTCCTGCAAAAGCTAAAACGATCAAAAATTTCCTAGGCAAAGACTATGAAGTCATCGCATCTAAAGGGCATATCCGCGATCTACCGCAAAAAAAATTCGGCATCAAAATCCAAGATCAACACTTCACGCCAGAATATGTCATCTCAAGCGATCATAAAGAAATCGTTGCCAAAATCAAAGAGCTTGCCAAAAAAGCCAAAACGATCTATATCGCAACCGATGAGGATCGCGAAGGTGAAGCGATTGGCTTTCACATCACTCAAGCAATCGGAGGAGATATCTCTAGCTTCCCTAGAATCGTCTTCCATGAGATCACAAAATCTGCCATCATGCACGCGATCTCATCTCCTAGAAACATCGATATGGACAAAGTCGATGCTCAACAAGCAAGAAGACTGCTAGATCGGATCGTAGGATTTAAGCTCAGCGGTCTTATCGCAAACAAAATCCAAAAAGGACTCAGCGCAGGTAGAGTGCAAAGTAGCACACTCAAGCTTGTCGTTGATCGCGAGAAAGAAATCCAAGCTTTCAAACCTGTGCAATATTTCAGCATTCAAGGAGATTTTGATCCCAATCTTTCCACAGAGCTCATCTCTTTCCAAGGGCAAAAACTTGAAAAGCTAAGCCTTCAAAACAAAGAACAAGTGCAAGAAATGCTTGATGTACTCCAAAAGGATTCCTTTAGCGTCCAAGAGATTTCCAAAAAAACCAAAAAAACTCCTACCCCTCCGCCATTTATGACCTCCACACTCCAACAAAGCGCATCAACTCTTCTTGGATTCTCTCCGACTAAAACAATGAGTATCGCCCAAAAACTCTATGAGGGCGTGCAAACACACCAAGGAGTGATGGGGGTGATCACCTATATGAGGACAGATAGTCTCAATATCGCCAAAGAAGCTCAAGAAAAAGCTAGAGAAGTCTTACTTCAAACTTATGGAGAGAAGTTTCTCCCAACCAAACCCAAAAACTACACTAGCAAAAACAAAAGTGCTCAAGAAGCTCACGAAGCCATTCGCCCTACAGATCTAAGCTTCACGCCACAGATTGCCAAAGAATTCCTAGCCCAAGATGAGCTCAAACTCTACACATTGATCTACAACCGCTTTTTGGCTTCCCAAAGTGTTGAAGCAGAATTTGAAAGTCAAAGCATCTTGATCTCTTCTAAAAATGGGATCTTCAAAGCCAGTGGAAGCCGACTTGTTTTTGAGGGATTTTATAAAATCACAGGAAGTGATGACAAAGACAAGCTACTCCCCGCACTCAAAGAAGGAGAAAATCTCACAACCCAAAAAATCTTCAGCAAAGAGCACTTTACAGAGCCTCCAGCAAGATTCAATGAAGCAAGCCTTATCAAAACAATGGAAAGTCTAGGTATCGGACGCCCTAGCACCTACGCACCGACCATTTCCCTCCTCAACAACCGCGACTATATCAAAATCGAAAAAAAGCAAATCTTCGCTCAAGAAAATGCTTTTAAGGTCACAGAGATGCTAAGCAAACATTTTGAGGAAATCGTTGATAGCCATTTCACCGCCAAACTTGAAGAAGAGCTTGATGAAATCGCTGAGAAAAAACAAAATTGGCAAGAAGTGCTGTGGCGATTCTATGATCCTTTTATCCAAAAAATCACTGAGGGCAAAACAACAATCGCTTCACAAAAAGTATTGATCCCCACAGGAGAGCAATGCCCAGAATGTGGAAGCGAACTAGTCAAACGCAGTGGAAGATATGGAGAGTTTGTCTCCTGTAGTGGATATCCCAAGTGCAAATACATCAAACCCAAAGAAACACAATCCCAAACAGAAGATCTAGGAAAATGCGAAAAGTGCGGACTTCCTATGGTCAAAAAAGTCGGAAGAAACGGAGAGTTTATCGCTTGTAGCGGATACCCTAATTGCAAAAACACCAAATCTCTCCAAGCCACCACTCCCCCCAAAGTCTTAGAAGTCAAATGTCCAGAATGTGGAGGAGATATCACGCAAAAACGCTCTAGGATGGGAGCATTTTTTGGTTGTTCTAATTATCCTAAGTGCAACTTCATCTCAAAGTTTGAGCCAGTCACCTCACCCAAATGCCCAGAGTGCGGATATATGGTCGCCACTCGCACCTATAGAGGGAAAGAAGTCTTAGAATGTATCAAGTGCAAGCACAGATTCTGA
- a CDS encoding efflux RND transporter periplasmic adaptor subunit yields MREEVLKIVRPKPKIKKYLFLIFLLGGVLGVIYYQIKKPKEKLVEYITTHPIQGDITNSISATGTLNPLNEVQIGSQVSGIIDKLYVDTNDLVKKGQVLAKIDDKKILQELERNQAQLKAAEAQLLSLQSSLKDKKWQFDRLKKLHKESKGKYPSFADVQNAQVAYEMIQAEILSKEANIQEIRANIKSTQIDYDNTIITSPIDGVVLVRSIDVGQTVAASFSAPELFKVARNLEEMKLVVKISESDIGKIKLGQKVSFSVDAYPNRVFGAYVDKINYGSSVTDNIVSYEVTILVQNQDLLLRPGMSATATIQVQEVKDALLIPVSALYYSPKVQEAVSKKQPTFFAPPRRKRQTHHLAENKSIWILNNQKPQKQDIEVGISDGKYVQVEGLSSSAQVILEEKIQ; encoded by the coding sequence ATGCGTGAGGAAGTATTGAAAATCGTGCGTCCTAAACCAAAGATCAAAAAATATCTTTTTCTGATCTTTTTGTTGGGGGGTGTGTTGGGGGTGATTTATTATCAGATCAAAAAGCCTAAGGAAAAATTGGTTGAATATATTACAACTCATCCAATACAAGGGGATATCACCAATTCTATCAGCGCGACAGGGACGCTTAACCCGCTCAATGAAGTACAGATTGGATCTCAAGTGTCTGGAATCATTGATAAATTATATGTTGATACCAATGATCTGGTCAAAAAGGGGCAGGTCCTAGCCAAGATTGATGATAAAAAGATTTTGCAAGAATTGGAGCGAAATCAAGCCCAACTCAAAGCCGCAGAAGCCCAGCTTCTCTCTCTTCAGAGTTCATTGAAAGATAAGAAATGGCAGTTTGATCGTCTCAAAAAGCTTCACAAGGAAAGCAAGGGAAAATATCCCTCATTTGCAGATGTGCAAAATGCACAAGTTGCCTATGAAATGATTCAAGCAGAGATTTTGAGCAAGGAGGCCAATATCCAAGAGATTAGAGCCAATATCAAAAGCACACAGATTGATTATGATAATACCATCATCACTTCACCCATTGATGGAGTGGTTTTAGTCAGAAGTATTGATGTGGGACAAACAGTGGCGGCAAGTTTTTCGGCTCCAGAGCTTTTTAAAGTGGCTCGGAATCTTGAAGAAATGAAGCTTGTGGTGAAGATTTCAGAATCTGATATTGGGAAGATCAAGCTTGGACAAAAGGTGAGTTTTAGCGTCGATGCTTATCCTAATCGCGTATTTGGTGCTTATGTGGATAAGATCAATTATGGATCAAGCGTGACAGATAATATCGTAAGCTATGAGGTGACTATCCTTGTGCAAAATCAAGACTTGCTTTTGCGTCCAGGAATGAGTGCAACAGCAACAATCCAAGTCCAAGAAGTCAAAGATGCTTTATTGATCCCAGTTTCTGCACTTTATTATTCTCCAAAAGTTCAAGAAGCGGTTTCTAAAAAACAGCCCACCTTTTTTGCTCCTCCACGAAGAAAAAGGCAAACACACCATTTGGCAGAAAACAAATCTATTTGGATTTTAAACAACCAAAAACCCCAAAAACAAGATATCGAAGTGGGGATCTCAGATGGAAAGTATGTGCAAGTTGAAGGACTTTCAAGTAGTGCGCAAGTGATTTTGGAGGAAAAGATCCAGTGA